Within the Bacteroidota bacterium genome, the region TACAAATTTTGAGAATTAGTAGCATTGCAGAACCTTTTAGAATATATCCTTTTTTCTTTATTTAGCAAGATATTCTGTCTCGCAGGATTTAAAAGGGCGTACTTGTTTGCGCCCTTTCTTACATTTATATTCCACGACCTCCTCAAACTTCGTCTAAAAGTTGTCTTAAAAAATCTCGAAATAGCCTTCCCGGAAATGACACCTGAGGAACGAAAAATTCTCGCAAAGAAGTGCTATATCAGCAGTGCCAAGACATTTATCGAAATCATGACAATACCGGCGATGAAATATGAGGAGATAAAAGATTATTTTGGTGACCCGGAGGTAAAATTTGTACAGGACTTCCATGCAAGAGGGAAGGGAGTGATTCTCATGACCGCCCACTTTGGAAACTGGGAAGTGGCGGCTCTCGGGTTTTCGAGAAAAATGGGAATCCGGTTTGCAGCGCTGGCACAGCCTCAGCGGAATGATTATGTTACGAGATGGATGGAAAAGCAACGAACCAAATGGGGGAATCACATCTATAAGACCGGAAATGCCGCGATGATACTTTTCAGAGCATTGAAGAACGGAGAGATAATCGCCGTGGTTGGTGATCAAAGAGGACCTGAAGATGGTATCAGAGTCCCTTTTTTTGGCAGACAATCTGCCGTAAACGAAGGAATTGCTGTTCTTGCGCTTAAAACGGGTGCACCTGTAATATTTTCCATTACAATCAGACAGAGTGACAACACTTATTTAACCGATGTATGTGAAGTATCCATGGAAAACCTGCCGGAGGGGAAACAGGAAAAAATTGTGGAAATCAGCAGACGGCACACGGCTATTCTCGAAGAGTACATCAGAAAATATCCGGAACAATGGTTTTGGATGCATAACAGGTGGAAGTATTGACTACTGCAAAATATCTTGTAGTGCAAACTGCCTTCCCGGGAGATTCGGTGCTGACACTTCCTTTTCTTCAGGAGCTGCGACGGTTGTATCCTGAAGGGCAGATTGATGTTGTCTGTTCACCTGCCAGCAAGGAGATTTTTGAAGCATCACCATCAGTTTCCAATGTAATTCCATTTGACAAACGGGGAGAGTACAAAGGTTTCAGAGGGCTTGTACGATTTGCTGAGAGCCTCAAAGAAACCCGCTACTCGGCAATTTATTCGCTCCACAGATCAATCCGGACAACAATTCTTGTCGCACTCGCCGGTGGTGAGGAGTCAATCGGATTCAACACAGCCTCATTCTCATTCCTGTATGATAAAAGGGTTCCGTATGTTTTCAGTGATCATGAGGTAAAAAGAAACCTGAATATGATCATGGATTATCCCGGTGACAAATGGAAAATTTATCCTGAACTCACTGCGAGTGAAGAGCAGAAGCAAAAAGTCATGAGTTTTATTGAAGCAACAGGGGGCGGAAAAATAATAGTTATTTCTCCCGGAAGTGTCTGGGAGACAAAGAGATATCCTGTGAAAAGCTACGCTGAAATCGCTTCCGGACTTTCTGCTGCAGGTTATAATATTATCGTATCCGGAAGCAACAGTGAGAAGGATACAGGAGAAGAGATAAGAAGAATTGCCGGAGATCGAATAATAAACAGTTGCGGAATTTTTTCCATGACAGAAACTGTTGAACTGATGAGGCATTCTGAACTTTTAATAACGAATGACAGTGCACCGACTCATTTCGCAATGGCAGCCGGTGTCCCCGTTCTCACCATCTACTGCTCTACCGTGCCTGAATTTGGGTTCTACGGCTACTCGGATAAAAGTCATTACTTATCGTCTGAGGTGAGCTGCAAACCGTGCGGTATTCACGGACATAAAAAGTGTCCGACAGGGCAATTTGAGTGCGGAACAAAAATTAAAGCGTATGAAGTCATACGAAAAGTAAAGGAAATACTGGATGACCGAGCATAAAAACACATTAAAACTTAATATTGACGATAAATTAAATGATGCTATACAGAAGGCAATCCACATCTACTTTGAAGGCGGTGTTTTCATCTACCCGACCGACACGATATACGGATTTGGGGCGAATCCCTTCAATACAGACGCACTTCAAAAAGTTACAGTAATCAAGAGACGCAGCATTTCTAAAAAGTTCATCCTGCTTGCAAGTGACATCGAAATGGTGCTGAAACATGTTGAACTCGCCGATGAGTCACACGCTGATTTTCTTCTGTCTCTATGGCCCAACCCTGTATCAGTGGTATTAAAGTTAAATCCCTACTACAAGAATATAATGGGTGATTCAACTGTTGCCTTCAGGATACCAAACCACAACTTTTGCAGAAAATTAACATCGGAACTGAAAATGCCACTCGTTTCAACCAGTGTTAACCGGAGTGATGAAACTGCGATGAATGACTTTCCGCAGATTTCACAGGAGTTCAGTCACGAAGTGGATGCAATTTTTTTCAGTGAGAAACCACCTTTAAATATAGCCTCGACAGTGATTGATCTCACCGAAAAAAAACCGGTACTTATCAGGGGAGGAATGATCGGTTTTGATGACATACTCCAGAAATTTAATGAAGTGTAAATGGACAGAATCAGGAAGAAAATTGAGAAGTTAAAGTTCCGGTTGCTTCTGTTGCCGGCGGACAATCATTCAGGAGTGCCTGTCACAGTGATAGGATTCCGAAAAGGGATGCTATATCTCTCTTCAATTGTGGCGGTAATACTTGTCTTCTCTTTTCTGCTCTTTCGATTCACAACATTAAATGAACTGGTAAATGTTCATTCCGAACTTTCAGACGAGGACAAGGCACTCATCACAAATCTTAATAAAAAAGTGGTCAATCTTGTTCACGAAATGAATGCGATTAAGGCTGAAAACGAGAGAATGAAGTTTTTTCTTACCTTGAAGGACTCTGCAGTTTCTGCAAAGAATGACAGCCTCAGGAACAGTAACAAGAAAAAGCCTGCGGGCGAACAAGTCACTCCGAAGACAACGAAGGATAAAAAAGGTAACAGGAAATAGTGCAGCTATGAAATTGAAAAAAGTAAACAAACTGTACAAACCCATAACGGTTATCTCTGCAGATGTGGTTATCAGAGGTGAAATCGAGGGAGGGTGCGATATGCGTTACGATGGCAAACTAAAAGGAGACATCAGGGTTGACGGTCTGCTTTTGATCGGCAAAACCGCAGAAATTACAGGAAATCTTGTAGCCGCGAGTATCGCAATAGCAGGAAAAGTAAAAGGCAATGCTTATGCCACGGAGAGAGTGGAGATTAACCCGACCGGTGAATTGACGGGTGATATCCGGAGTAAAAGCCTCGTGATAGAAGACGGGGGAATTTACAAAGGTAAAGTGGAAGATGGAGTTGCGGAGAACATCGAGCCTTCGACAGACGGTGAGGGGGAAATCTCTGATGAGCCGGTGAATGCAGAATAAAAAAGAAGACAGCATAGCTGAAAGTTTTAGAGTGGTTGCCCCTTACATGGGGCTTGGAATACAGCTCGCAGTAACCATCGTTGGAATGGTTCTGATCGGTGACTGGCTGGACAAAAAGTACTCGACTTCCCACTGGTTATGGATTTTTGCCCTTATTGGGGGAGCGGGCGGGATTTACAATTTTATCAAGACCGTAATGGACCTCGAAAAGAAAAACAAATTGAAGAATGACAACAGATAAAAAGGTACTTGCTGCATCAGTTCTGATGATAATAATCTTTGCATTAACGGGGTTAATTGCAATGATAGCGGCTCCTGAGGGGTTATTTCCCGTGAGGGAATTCTTCTGGGCACAACTTCCCGGAGCTCTGAATTTTGCTCTGGGAGTGGCTGCAATAAAGTATGCATCGAAAAAAGATGACAGAAATTTTATGGTTATTGTTCTCGGTGCGATGACACTTTCGATGGCTTTTACAGCAATATTTATAATATTTTTGCTCCACTTCTTGAATTTGAGCCAAAAATATTATATAATTACAGTCTTTATTTTTTATTTTTTGTACCTGACTCTACAATTGATCTATTTAGTAAAATCAGAGAAGAAGACGCTTCCCAAAAATGTACAGTGATACAACAAAAGCAATAACTGACTCGTTAAGCAAAGCACACGGAAACGGCGGGAGCCAAAGCAGTGACTGGATATTACACCACATTATGGATGGTAATTATCTTGACTTCTCCCCGTTTGGCAAGATTATGCTGCCTGAGTTTTACATTGGTGATATTCATGTCGTAATAACCCGGCACATAGTATTCATGTGGCTGGCTGCCATTTTGCTTACCTTCCTGCTTATCAGGGTTGCGAAGCGATACAAAAAGACTCAGATTCCCAACAGACTGACAAGTGCTGTCGAGATTCTTATACTTTTTGTACGCGATGAAATTGCAAAACCGAGTATTGGCGGGGGATACGAAAAATTTGTTCCGTATCTGTTGACTGCATTTTTCTTCATTCTGTTTGCCAATTTCCTTGGCTTAATTCCTTTTTCTGCAACAGTAACGAGTAATATCTCAATTACAGCTACTCTTGCGACCGCGACCTTTGTCGTTACACAATGGGGAGGAATGAGGAAAAACGGTTTCTTTGGCTATTTTAAAGGACTTATTCCACACGGCATCCCGGTCTTTCTCCTCCCGATTATGATCGTGGTTGAGTTGCTCGGGTTATTCACAAAACCGTTTGCACTGGCGATTCGTCTCTTTGCGAACATGACCGCCGGTCACATAGTGATATATGCCCTTATTGGATTGATATTTGCAATGAACACACTGGCTGTGGCACCTGTCTCAGTTGGTATGGCACTTTTTATATACTTGCTCGAAATACTTGTAGCAATGCTACAGGCTTACATATTCACGATGTTATCTGCTGTGTTTATAGGTATGGCAGTGCATCAGGACCATTAAAGAAAACAAAAAATTCTATACGGAGGAATGAAATGGATTTAGCTCATTTGGCAGCCGGTATCGGTGCAGCTTTAACAATCATCGGCGGTGGCTTTGGTATTGGTAAATTGGCAGCCGCAGCAATGGAAGCAACAGGCCGTCAGCCTGAAGCAGGTGGTGGTATCAGAACCACTATGATCATTGCAGCAGCTCTTATTGAAGGTATCTCACTGTTCGCATTGGTTATTTGCTTCATCCTCGCCGGTAAATAAGGCTAATTAACCAGAAGGTAATAAAATGACTTTTAGTTCGTTTGTCTTTCTAACAGCTTCGGAAGAAGGCAGCAAGCCGAGTTTGCTTGATGTGAATGGCGGTCTGGCTTTTTGGACCACTCTCACATTCATAGTATTGCTTCTTGTTCTTGCCAAATATGCCTGGAAGCCTATTCTCAGTGCTCTTGATGCAAGAGAACAGGGGATAAAGGATGCTCTGGAAGCCGCAAAGAAGGCGAAGGAAGAAGCTGATCTGCTGATTGCACAAAACGAAAAGGTGCGTCAGGAAAATGATGAAGCTGCGAAGAGACAGATCGAGGAAAGCCGGAAATACTTCGAGGAGCAGAAAGCCAAAATGGCTCATGATCTTAAAGAAGAGTTCGACAAGAAGAGAAAAGATTTCGATTCCGAGCTTGTAAACCTTGAGCGTGAAATGGTTGACAGAGTGATTGAAAAAGTCGCCGATGTTACCGTAGCTGCAGCCGAAAAAGTGATCAAAGCTAATCTTGATGCTGAAAAGAACAAGGTGTTGGTTAATAAATACATCGACGAGATAAGGAACAACTGACAATGTCTTTCAGCAAGGTAGCCGTCAAATACGCTTCTACCCTTTACTCTTCGATCAGTGCGGTGCCGGAATTCGAGAAAATATTTCAGGATGCAGAAGACATTCTGAGGGTTTTCGACGAAAACCCCAACCTTAAGAGAATCATTGGGATTCCTGTATTCAAAGACTCGGACAAACTTGCCATCCTCATGAAGATTTTTGAAGGCAAGGTTGATGAGTCGTTAACCGGATTTATCGGGTTCCTCGCCAAAAAAGAGAGAATTTCGAATACATATGAAGTGTTTCAGGCATTTTTGAAAGTTTCTGATAAAGACAGAGGTTTCAAGAGGGTGGAGATAACCTCCGCTTTCGAGTTTGATCCCGAGGAGTCTGCCAGAATCAAGAAAGAGCTTGAAGACTACTTTAAGTGTAAACTCAAAGTGAGTGTTAAGACTGATCCCGGATTGGTAGGCGGTTTTATAGCCCGGACTGATGAGATAATAATTGATGCATCGGTCAGGAATCAGTTGAAGAAACTGAGAAAAACATTCAGCCGCGCCGGCGAATCACTAAACAAAAATTAAAAATGGGACTTGAGATATGATAAAAATCAAACCGGATGAAATTGCTTCGATATTAAGAGATCAATTATCCGGCCAGCGATCGGAAGCTGATATCTATGAAACAGGTACGGTACTTTCCGTTGGTGATGGTATAGCGAGAGTATATGGTCTTTCCAAAGTTATGGCGAGCGAGCTTGTTGAGTTCCCTAATGATGTTTTTGGAATGGTTCTCAACCTCGAGGAAGATTCCGTGGGTTGTGCTCTTTTCGGTGATTCATCTCTTGTAAAAGAGGGAGATGAAGTAAAAAGAACCGGAAGGGTTGCTTCGATGCCCGTGGGTGAAGCAATGCTTGGAAGAGTGATTACACCTCTCGGTATTCCGCTTGACGGAAAGGGCGCCATAAAGGCTGAGGGATATCAGGAAATTGAGAGAAAAGCCCTCGGCGTAATGCAGCGCCAGCCGGTGAAGGAACCGCTTCAGACCGGTATCACAGCCATCGATGCCATGATTCCTATAGGAAGAGGACAGAGAGAGCTTATAATTGGCGACAGGCAAACCGGAAAAACCGCAATTGCAGTTGATGCCATTATCAATCAGAAATTTACACACACTGAGGAAGCCAAGGCTCTCGGTGTTAATCCTGTTTACTGTATCTATGTTTCGATCGGACAGAAAAGATCGACAGTGGCACAGGTGGTAGCAAAGCTCCAGGAAACAGGAGCAATGGCTTATACCACAGTTATTTCAGCATCTGCGTCAGATCCTGCACCACTTCAGTTTATTGCTCCGTATTCGGGGGCATGTCTTGGTGAATATTTCAGAGACAGCGGCAGACATGCACTGGTGATTTATGACGATCTTTCGAAGCAGGCAGCAGCCTACAGAGAGTTGTCACTCCTTTTGAGAAGACCTCCGGGTCGTGAGGCATATCCTGGTGATGTGTTCTATCTCCACTCAAGATTGCTTGAGAGAGCATCAAAACTCAGCGATGATCTCGGTGGCGGAAGTTTAACCGCACTTCCAATTATTGAAACCCAGCAGGGTGATGTGTCGGCGTACATTCCAACGAATGTTATCTCGATTACAGATGGTCAGATTTATCTTGAACCAAACCTGTTTAATGCCGGCGTTCGTCCTGCTATCAATGTGGGTATCTCCGTATCCCGTGTTGGTGGTAATGCACAGATTAAGGCAATGAAGAAGGTTGCGGGAAGTCTTAAACTCGACCTTGCACAGTACAGAGAACTTGAAGCATTTGCGAAATTCGGAAGTGACCTTGATGTTTCAACACAGAGAACCCTTTCAAGAGGCGCAAGACTGGTTGAATTGCTCAAACAGGGCATCTACCATCCTATCCCGATCGAGAGACAGGTTGTTAGTGTATTCATAGGCACCAAGGGAT harbors:
- a CDS encoding ATP synthase F0 subunit C yields the protein MDLAHLAAGIGAALTIIGGGFGIGKLAAAAMEATGRQPEAGGGIRTTMIIAAALIEGISLFALVICFILAGK
- a CDS encoding polymer-forming cytoskeletal protein codes for the protein MKLKKVNKLYKPITVISADVVIRGEIEGGCDMRYDGKLKGDIRVDGLLLIGKTAEITGNLVAASIAIAGKVKGNAYATERVEINPTGELTGDIRSKSLVIEDGGIYKGKVEDGVAENIEPSTDGEGEISDEPVNAE
- the atpB gene encoding F0F1 ATP synthase subunit A, with the protein product MYSDTTKAITDSLSKAHGNGGSQSSDWILHHIMDGNYLDFSPFGKIMLPEFYIGDIHVVITRHIVFMWLAAILLTFLLIRVAKRYKKTQIPNRLTSAVEILILFVRDEIAKPSIGGGYEKFVPYLLTAFFFILFANFLGLIPFSATVTSNISITATLATATFVVTQWGGMRKNGFFGYFKGLIPHGIPVFLLPIMIVVELLGLFTKPFALAIRLFANMTAGHIVIYALIGLIFAMNTLAVAPVSVGMALFIYLLEILVAMLQAYIFTMLSAVFIGMAVHQDH
- the atpF gene encoding F0F1 ATP synthase subunit B, with product MTFSSFVFLTASEEGSKPSLLDVNGGLAFWTTLTFIVLLLVLAKYAWKPILSALDAREQGIKDALEAAKKAKEEADLLIAQNEKVRQENDEAAKRQIEESRKYFEEQKAKMAHDLKEEFDKKRKDFDSELVNLEREMVDRVIEKVADVTVAAAEKVIKANLDAEKNKVLVNKYIDEIRNN
- a CDS encoding AtpZ/AtpI family protein; amino-acid sequence: MQNKKEDSIAESFRVVAPYMGLGIQLAVTIVGMVLIGDWLDKKYSTSHWLWIFALIGGAGGIYNFIKTVMDLEKKNKLKNDNR
- a CDS encoding glycosyltransferase family 9 protein yields the protein MTTAKYLVVQTAFPGDSVLTLPFLQELRRLYPEGQIDVVCSPASKEIFEASPSVSNVIPFDKRGEYKGFRGLVRFAESLKETRYSAIYSLHRSIRTTILVALAGGEESIGFNTASFSFLYDKRVPYVFSDHEVKRNLNMIMDYPGDKWKIYPELTASEEQKQKVMSFIEATGGGKIIVISPGSVWETKRYPVKSYAEIASGLSAAGYNIIVSGSNSEKDTGEEIRRIAGDRIINSCGIFSMTETVELMRHSELLITNDSAPTHFAMAAGVPVLTIYCSTVPEFGFYGYSDKSHYLSSEVSCKPCGIHGHKKCPTGQFECGTKIKAYEVIRKVKEILDDRA
- a CDS encoding threonylcarbamoyl-AMP synthase; translated protein: MTEHKNTLKLNIDDKLNDAIQKAIHIYFEGGVFIYPTDTIYGFGANPFNTDALQKVTVIKRRSISKKFILLASDIEMVLKHVELADESHADFLLSLWPNPVSVVLKLNPYYKNIMGDSTVAFRIPNHNFCRKLTSELKMPLVSTSVNRSDETAMNDFPQISQEFSHEVDAIFFSEKPPLNIASTVIDLTEKKPVLIRGGMIGFDDILQKFNEV
- a CDS encoding lysophospholipid acyltransferase family protein, giving the protein MQNLLEYILFSLFSKIFCLAGFKRAYLFAPFLTFIFHDLLKLRLKVVLKNLEIAFPEMTPEERKILAKKCYISSAKTFIEIMTIPAMKYEEIKDYFGDPEVKFVQDFHARGKGVILMTAHFGNWEVAALGFSRKMGIRFAALAQPQRNDYVTRWMEKQRTKWGNHIYKTGNAAMILFRALKNGEIIAVVGDQRGPEDGIRVPFFGRQSAVNEGIAVLALKTGAPVIFSITIRQSDNTYLTDVCEVSMENLPEGKQEKIVEISRRHTAILEEYIRKYPEQWFWMHNRWKY
- the atpH gene encoding ATP synthase F1 subunit delta; amino-acid sequence: MSFSKVAVKYASTLYSSISAVPEFEKIFQDAEDILRVFDENPNLKRIIGIPVFKDSDKLAILMKIFEGKVDESLTGFIGFLAKKERISNTYEVFQAFLKVSDKDRGFKRVEITSAFEFDPEESARIKKELEDYFKCKLKVSVKTDPGLVGGFIARTDEIIIDASVRNQLKKLRKTFSRAGESLNKN
- the atpA gene encoding F0F1 ATP synthase subunit alpha, with translation MIKIKPDEIASILRDQLSGQRSEADIYETGTVLSVGDGIARVYGLSKVMASELVEFPNDVFGMVLNLEEDSVGCALFGDSSLVKEGDEVKRTGRVASMPVGEAMLGRVITPLGIPLDGKGAIKAEGYQEIERKALGVMQRQPVKEPLQTGITAIDAMIPIGRGQRELIIGDRQTGKTAIAVDAIINQKFTHTEEAKALGVNPVYCIYVSIGQKRSTVAQVVAKLQETGAMAYTTVISASASDPAPLQFIAPYSGACLGEYFRDSGRHALVIYDDLSKQAAAYRELSLLLRRPPGREAYPGDVFYLHSRLLERASKLSDDLGGGSLTALPIIETQQGDVSAYIPTNVISITDGQIYLEPNLFNAGVRPAINVGISVSRVGGNAQIKAMKKVAGSLKLDLAQYRELEAFAKFGSDLDVSTQRTLSRGARLVELLKQGIYHPIPIERQVVSVFIGTKGYLDNVAVESVKKFEREYLEFIDRQYPDILKGIREAKEIKPAVEELIKKSVAEFSATFSN